A section of the Brevundimonas sp. AJA228-03 genome encodes:
- the ilvC gene encoding ketol-acid reductoisomerase, producing MPVFHDRDCDLSIIRGRRVAIIGYGSQGRTHALNLRDSGVADIVVGLKEGSATRAKAQADGFPVLTAGQATASADVVAMMVSDEAHRDLYRDEIEPNIRPGAALIFAHGLSVRFGLVTPRPDLDVILDSPKGIGPRIRDLYEAGEGVFCLFGVHQDATGGAHALGLSYAAALGCGRKGILETTFAAECESDLFGEQVVLCGGVGELIDAAFMKLVKAGYPPEVAWFECFYEVKLVTDLMYERGIAGAFAKISNTAEYGAYLTGPRVIGEASRTAMDAVLGEVRDGSFVRRLMADHDAGSPELLARRKALGERTIETVGARLAKVAEAAKG from the coding sequence TTGCCCGTTTTCCATGACCGCGATTGCGATCTGTCGATCATCCGCGGCCGGCGGGTCGCCATCATCGGCTACGGCAGCCAGGGCCGGACCCATGCGCTGAACCTGCGTGACAGCGGCGTCGCCGACATCGTCGTGGGTCTGAAGGAAGGGTCCGCCACGCGGGCGAAGGCCCAGGCCGACGGCTTTCCCGTCCTGACGGCCGGTCAGGCGACGGCCAGTGCCGACGTCGTGGCCATGATGGTCTCGGACGAGGCGCACCGCGACCTGTACCGCGACGAGATCGAGCCGAACATCAGACCCGGCGCGGCCCTGATCTTCGCCCACGGCCTGTCGGTCCGGTTCGGCCTGGTGACGCCGCGCCCCGACCTCGACGTCATCCTGGATTCGCCCAAGGGCATCGGGCCGCGCATCCGCGATCTGTACGAGGCCGGGGAGGGGGTCTTCTGCCTGTTCGGCGTGCATCAGGACGCCACCGGCGGGGCCCACGCCCTGGGCCTGTCCTATGCGGCGGCGCTGGGCTGTGGGCGCAAGGGCATCCTGGAAACCACTTTCGCCGCCGAGTGCGAGAGCGATCTGTTCGGCGAGCAGGTGGTGCTGTGCGGCGGGGTCGGCGAGCTGATCGATGCGGCCTTCATGAAGCTGGTCAAAGCCGGCTATCCGCCCGAGGTCGCCTGGTTCGAGTGCTTCTATGAGGTCAAGCTGGTCACCGACCTGATGTACGAGCGCGGCATCGCGGGGGCCTTCGCCAAGATCTCCAACACGGCGGAATATGGCGCCTATCTGACCGGCCCGCGCGTGATCGGCGAGGCGTCGCGCACGGCTATGGACGCAGTGCTGGGCGAGGTTCGCGACGGTTCGTTCGTCCGGCGGTTGATGGCCGACCATGACGCCGGCTCGCCCGAACTGCTGGCCCGGCGCAAGGCTCTGGGCGAACGCACCATCGAGACCGTCGGTGCACGTCTGGCGAAGGTCGCGGAGGCAGCGAAGGGGTGA
- a CDS encoding Mrp/NBP35 family ATP-binding protein, producing the protein MIDRAAVEAVLNAIPDPATGRGLVDAGVPKGLTVTEDRAGFVIEVPADRTAAYAPVRDAAEAALKAMPGMARVSVILTAETAPAARKASLSPAAVEQTRAKAPVPTDRPAHVRRVLAVASGKGGVGKSTVSVNLATALSRRGLRVGILDADVHGPSLPTMLGLSGKPDYVDGAMVPHLAHGLKAMSVGLLTGAGDAMVWRGPMASQALTQMLTQTRWGSENQPLDVLVVDLPPGTGDVQLTLIQKTPLDGAVIVSTPQAVALADARRAHTLFQRVNVPTLGLIENMSGPVFGRGGAEAEAGRLGVDFLGDLPLDGTIREAGDAGTPLASGPVADRFDAVAATIAQKLGL; encoded by the coding sequence TTGATCGATCGCGCCGCCGTCGAAGCCGTCCTGAACGCCATTCCCGACCCCGCGACAGGCCGGGGACTGGTCGATGCGGGCGTGCCGAAAGGCCTGACCGTCACCGAGGATCGCGCGGGCTTCGTCATCGAGGTTCCCGCCGACCGCACCGCCGCCTATGCCCCCGTGCGCGATGCGGCCGAGGCGGCGCTGAAGGCCATGCCCGGCATGGCCCGGGTCTCCGTGATCCTGACTGCCGAGACCGCCCCCGCCGCCCGCAAGGCCTCCCTGTCGCCCGCCGCAGTCGAGCAGACGCGCGCCAAGGCACCGGTGCCGACCGACCGCCCCGCCCATGTCCGCCGTGTTCTGGCCGTCGCCAGCGGCAAGGGGGGCGTGGGCAAGTCCACGGTCTCGGTCAATCTGGCCACCGCCCTGTCGAGACGCGGCCTGCGGGTCGGCATCCTCGACGCCGACGTCCACGGTCCCAGCCTGCCGACCATGCTGGGCCTGTCGGGCAAGCCGGACTATGTCGACGGGGCCATGGTTCCGCACCTCGCCCACGGGCTGAAGGCCATGTCGGTCGGCCTGCTGACCGGGGCCGGGGACGCCATGGTCTGGCGCGGCCCGATGGCGTCGCAGGCCCTGACCCAGATGCTGACCCAGACCCGCTGGGGCTCGGAAAATCAGCCACTGGACGTCCTCGTCGTCGATCTGCCTCCCGGCACCGGCGACGTGCAGCTGACCCTGATCCAGAAGACGCCGCTCGATGGGGCCGTGATCGTCTCGACGCCCCAGGCGGTCGCCCTGGCCGACGCCCGCCGCGCCCACACCCTGTTCCAGCGCGTCAATGTGCCGACGCTGGGCCTGATCGAGAACATGTCCGGACCGGTCTTCGGGCGCGGTGGGGCGGAGGCCGAGGCGGGCCGTCTGGGTGTCGATTTCCTCGGCGATCTGCCGCTGGACGGCACGATCCGGGAGGCCGGCGATGCGGGCACGCCGCTGGCGTCGGGGCCGGTGGCCGACCGCTTCGATGCCGTCGCGGCGACGATCGCGCAAAAACTCGGCCTCTGA
- a CDS encoding thymidylate synthase, with protein MNALATLADLQTRTGAQTAAPADHPEFQYLNLLRDILDNGVRRDDRTGTGTLGVFGRQMRFDLSKGFPLLTTKKLHLRSIIVELLWFLRGETNIGWLKENGCSIWDEWADEDGELGPVYGKQWRSWAAPNGGSIDQIARLIEGLKADPNSRRHIVSAWNPADIEDMALPPCHCLFQFFVGDGKLSCQLYQRSADVFLGVPFNIASYALLTMMVAQVVGLEPGDFVHTLGDAHLYSNHIEQAELQLTRQPFDLPTMTVAPGRDLFAFEPGDFVLEGYESWPHIKAQVAI; from the coding sequence ATGAACGCCCTCGCGACCCTCGCAGATCTTCAGACCCGGACCGGAGCGCAGACGGCCGCGCCCGCGGACCATCCCGAGTTCCAGTATCTGAACCTGCTGCGCGACATCCTGGACAACGGCGTGCGGCGCGACGACCGGACGGGCACGGGCACGCTGGGCGTGTTCGGCCGCCAGATGCGGTTCGATCTGTCGAAGGGCTTTCCCCTGCTGACGACCAAGAAGCTGCATCTGCGCTCCATCATCGTGGAACTGCTGTGGTTTCTGCGCGGTGAGACCAACATCGGCTGGTTGAAGGAGAACGGCTGTTCCATCTGGGACGAATGGGCCGATGAGGACGGCGAACTGGGCCCCGTCTACGGCAAGCAGTGGCGGTCCTGGGCCGCGCCGAACGGCGGGAGCATCGACCAGATCGCCCGGCTGATCGAGGGTCTGAAGGCCGATCCCAACAGCCGCCGCCATATCGTCTCGGCCTGGAACCCGGCCGATATCGAGGACATGGCCCTGCCGCCCTGCCACTGCCTGTTCCAGTTCTTCGTGGGGGATGGGAAACTGAGCTGCCAGCTGTACCAGCGCTCGGCCGACGTCTTCCTGGGCGTGCCGTTCAACATCGCCAGCTATGCCCTGCTGACGATGATGGTCGCCCAGGTGGTGGGGCTGGAGCCCGGCGACTTCGTCCACACCCTCGGCGATGCCCACCTCTATTCGAACCATATCGAGCAGGCGGAGCTGCAGCTGACCCGCCAGCCGTTCGATCTGCCGACCATGACGGTGGCGCCAGGGCGGGACCTGTTCGCCTTCGAGCCGGGGGACTTCGTGCTTGAAGGGTACGAGTCCTGGCCTCATATTAAAGCGCAGGTTGCGATCTAG
- a CDS encoding S9 family peptidase, whose product MNRRRFVATTAASALAAAASPVLARPSGVSMTLPKPPVARKIPVTIEQLGRTRIDDYHWMKDDNWQAVLRDPTLIKADVKEHLIAENAYREAMLAPTLPLQTRLFEEMKGRIKEDDSSVPAPDGPWEYYSRFETGMQHPLFCRRPRGGGSETILLDANALAEGKAYSEVSSVEHSPDHTLFAYAEDAQGSEVHQIYTRDLNTGELLPDPIQSSNGNFVFSPCSGYIFWTNRDDNGRPDRIYRRPSRGGETVLVYDEADDGMFLGVGRSSDDAFVLITVQNQETSEAWQIPKGAPTAMPTVLAPRRVGIRYDADHWPDGWVFRTNDNEAVDFKLMQAPTGQPARIAWRELVPHRPGRFMEGFDLTSAHLAWQERAEANTTIIIRDKAGQEHAIAADEPAYALSLAGASEFDTTVTRYTYNSPSTPTSTYDYDMASRARTLMKVQEIPSGHDPADYVVERLNAPATDGQRVPVTILRRRTTPVDGSAPLLLYGYGSYGIPMSASFSTGRLSLVDRGWIYAIAHIRGGSDKGWGWFLNARRMTKKNTFTDFIASAEHLIANRYASAGRIVALGGSAGGLLMGAVTNMRPDLWAGVIGQVPFVDVINTMSDTSLPLTPPEWPEWGNPIEDPEAYDYMMSYSPYDQVEAKAYPAILATGGLSDPRVTYWEPQKWVAKLRPATTSGNPVLLKINMEAGHGGASGRFDYLKEVAHDYAFAVWAMDRGWETA is encoded by the coding sequence ATGAACCGCCGCCGGTTCGTGGCCACGACCGCCGCGTCGGCCCTGGCCGCCGCAGCCTCTCCCGTTCTCGCCCGTCCGTCCGGAGTTTCGATGACCCTGCCAAAGCCGCCCGTCGCCCGGAAGATCCCGGTGACCATCGAACAGCTGGGTCGAACCCGGATCGACGACTATCACTGGATGAAGGATGATAACTGGCAGGCAGTGCTGCGCGACCCGACGCTGATCAAGGCCGACGTCAAGGAACACCTGATCGCCGAGAACGCCTATCGCGAGGCGATGCTGGCCCCGACCCTGCCGCTCCAGACCCGGCTGTTCGAGGAGATGAAAGGCCGCATCAAGGAGGACGATTCGTCCGTCCCCGCCCCCGACGGTCCCTGGGAATACTACAGCCGGTTCGAGACCGGGATGCAGCATCCCCTGTTCTGCCGCCGCCCGCGCGGGGGTGGATCTGAGACGATCCTGCTGGACGCCAACGCCCTGGCCGAGGGCAAGGCCTATTCGGAGGTCTCCTCGGTCGAGCACAGCCCCGACCATACCCTGTTCGCCTATGCCGAGGATGCCCAGGGGTCCGAGGTGCACCAGATCTACACCCGCGATCTGAACACCGGCGAACTGCTGCCCGACCCGATCCAGTCGTCCAACGGCAACTTCGTCTTCAGCCCGTGCAGCGGCTACATCTTCTGGACCAACCGCGACGACAACGGACGCCCGGACAGGATCTATCGCCGCCCCTCGCGCGGAGGCGAAACGGTGCTGGTCTATGACGAGGCCGACGACGGCATGTTCCTCGGCGTCGGGCGGTCCTCGGACGACGCCTTCGTTCTCATCACGGTCCAGAACCAGGAGACATCGGAGGCCTGGCAGATCCCCAAGGGTGCTCCGACGGCCATGCCGACGGTGCTGGCCCCGCGTCGTGTCGGCATCCGCTACGATGCGGACCACTGGCCCGACGGCTGGGTATTCCGTACCAACGACAACGAGGCCGTCGACTTCAAGCTGATGCAGGCACCGACCGGCCAGCCCGCCCGCATCGCCTGGCGCGAGCTGGTGCCGCACCGGCCCGGACGGTTCATGGAGGGGTTCGACCTGACCTCGGCCCACCTGGCCTGGCAGGAGCGGGCCGAGGCCAACACCACCATCATCATCCGCGACAAGGCGGGCCAGGAGCACGCGATCGCGGCGGACGAACCCGCCTACGCCCTGTCGCTGGCCGGGGCGTCGGAGTTCGATACGACGGTCACCCGCTACACCTACAACTCGCCGTCCACCCCGACCTCGACCTACGACTACGACATGGCCAGCAGGGCCCGGACCTTGATGAAGGTGCAGGAAATCCCCTCGGGCCACGACCCGGCGGATTATGTCGTCGAGCGCCTGAACGCCCCGGCCACCGACGGCCAGAGGGTCCCGGTGACGATCCTGCGCCGCAGGACGACGCCGGTGGATGGGTCAGCACCGCTGTTGCTCTATGGCTACGGCTCCTACGGTATTCCCATGTCGGCCAGCTTCTCGACCGGGCGGCTGTCGCTGGTGGACCGGGGCTGGATCTATGCCATCGCCCACATCCGGGGCGGGTCGGACAAGGGCTGGGGCTGGTTCCTGAATGCCCGGCGCATGACCAAGAAGAACACCTTCACCGACTTCATCGCCTCGGCCGAACACCTGATCGCCAACCGCTATGCCAGCGCCGGCCGGATCGTGGCCCTGGGCGGATCGGCGGGGGGCCTGCTGATGGGAGCCGTCACCAACATGCGGCCCGACCTTTGGGCCGGGGTGATCGGCCAGGTGCCGTTCGTCGATGTCATCAACACCATGTCGGACACCTCCCTGCCCCTGACCCCGCCCGAGTGGCCCGAGTGGGGCAATCCGATCGAGGATCCGGAGGCCTATGACTACATGATGAGCTACAGCCCCTACGATCAGGTCGAGGCCAAAGCCTATCCGGCGATCCTGGCGACCGGCGGCCTGTCCGATCCGCGCGTCACCTACTGGGAGCCCCAGAAATGGGTCGCCAAACTTCGCCCCGCCACGACCTCGGGCAATCCGGTGCTGCTGAAGATCAATATGGAGGCCGGGCACGGCGGGGCCTCGGGGCGGTTCGACTATCTGAAGGAAGTCGCCCACGACTATGCCTTCGCGGTCTGGGCCATGGATCGGGGTTGGGAGACCGCGTGA
- a CDS encoding GNAT family N-acetyltransferase translates to MIREATPSDLTAITALYGREVLTGTATFELDPPSLAEMTARFEAVRARGLPWLVAGIDGAFAGYAYASPFRPRPAYRYGVEGSIYVEADARGRGVGRALLTALVDRVRAMGLRHVIGAISDSATSEASIALHQRLGFRRVGTYAQVGWKFDRWIDVHLMQLDLAPDGAPPTAAGLDLRRGLA, encoded by the coding sequence GTGATCCGGGAGGCGACCCCGTCCGACCTGACCGCCATTACGGCCCTGTATGGCCGCGAGGTCCTGACCGGCACGGCGACGTTCGAGCTGGATCCACCCTCGCTGGCGGAGATGACAGCGCGCTTCGAGGCCGTGCGCGCCAGGGGGCTGCCCTGGTTGGTCGCCGGGATCGATGGAGCCTTCGCGGGCTATGCCTACGCCTCTCCATTCCGGCCGCGCCCGGCCTACCGGTATGGCGTCGAGGGGTCGATCTATGTCGAGGCGGATGCGCGGGGTCGCGGGGTCGGGCGCGCCTTGCTGACCGCCCTGGTCGATCGCGTTCGCGCCATGGGCCTGCGCCATGTCATCGGTGCCATCAGCGACAGCGCTACCAGCGAGGCTTCGATCGCCCTGCACCAACGCCTCGGCTTTCGCCGGGTCGGCACCTACGCCCAGGTCGGCTGGAAGTTCGACCGCTGGATCGACGTGCATCTGATGCAGCTCGATCTGGCCCCCGACGGCGCACCTCCGACTGCAGCCGGACTGGATCTGCGCAGGGGCCTGGCCTGA
- a CDS encoding sterol desaturase family protein has product MASEVGWPAAFSPLATRHSPLYFPAMTPAAVLITTLWLTLIIGARYLLIAGGVWWLTWGRARGVGRRLNRERPSRRLIAHEIKFSLLSTPIYALPAAVALEAWKAGGTMIYVDPAAYPLWWLPVSFVLLLVVQDTHYYWTHRLLHDRRIFGWAHAAHHRARDPSPFASFAFDPAEAVATAWLLPLLTFLIPLNLWMLAVMLAFMTATAVMNHCGWEMWPDRWVRGRIGSQLITATHHSRHHTHMKTNFGLYFRMWDRWCGTDAMPEVRD; this is encoded by the coding sequence GTGGCGAGCGAGGTCGGATGGCCCGCGGCCTTCTCGCCACTCGCCACCCGCCACTCGCCACTCTACTTTCCGGCCATGACCCCCGCCGCCGTCCTGATCACCACCCTTTGGCTGACCCTGATCATCGGGGCGCGCTATCTGCTGATCGCGGGGGGTGTCTGGTGGCTGACCTGGGGGCGGGCCAGGGGTGTGGGCCGTCGCCTGAACCGCGAGCGGCCGTCGCGTCGGCTGATCGCCCACGAGATCAAATTCTCGCTGCTCTCGACACCCATCTATGCCTTGCCCGCCGCGGTCGCCCTGGAGGCGTGGAAGGCGGGCGGGACCATGATCTATGTCGATCCTGCGGCGTATCCCCTGTGGTGGCTGCCGGTCAGTTTCGTCCTGCTTCTGGTTGTGCAGGACACCCACTATTACTGGACCCACCGGCTGCTGCACGACCGCCGCATCTTCGGATGGGCCCACGCCGCCCATCACCGCGCCCGCGATCCCAGCCCCTTTGCCAGCTTCGCCTTCGACCCGGCCGAGGCCGTGGCGACGGCCTGGCTGTTGCCGCTGCTGACCTTCCTGATCCCGCTGAACCTGTGGATGCTGGCGGTGATGCTGGCGTTCATGACCGCCACGGCGGTGATGAATCACTGCGGGTGGGAGATGTGGCCCGATCGCTGGGTGCGCGGCCGCATCGGCTCGCAGCTGATCACCGCCACCCACCACAGCCGCCACCACACCCACATGAAGACGAACTTCGGGCTCTATTTCCGCATGTGGGACCGGTGGTGCGGGACGGATGCGATGCCTGAAGTCAGGGATTAG
- a CDS encoding response regulator, which yields MIVEDQAILAMELELVLGDAGCEVVGCAMDRDGAFEIAARERPTLALVDVNLLDGMTGPQIAQRLVSEYGTVVVFLTANPEQIPDGFAGALGAVCKPFDDHTIRAVVAFAGRFITDRTVGEAPRKFRLAPWLKTPPARIPTH from the coding sequence ATGATCGTGGAAGATCAGGCCATCCTCGCGATGGAGCTGGAGCTGGTGCTCGGCGACGCCGGGTGCGAGGTCGTGGGCTGTGCCATGGATCGCGACGGCGCATTCGAGATTGCGGCCCGCGAGCGGCCGACGCTGGCACTGGTCGACGTCAACCTGCTGGACGGGATGACCGGACCCCAGATCGCGCAGAGGCTCGTCAGCGAATACGGGACGGTCGTGGTTTTCCTGACCGCCAACCCCGAACAGATCCCCGACGGGTTCGCCGGTGCCCTCGGGGCGGTGTGCAAGCCGTTCGACGACCACACGATCCGCGCCGTGGTCGCCTTCGCCGGCCGCTTCATCACCGACCGGACGGTGGGCGAGGCTCCCCGCAAATTCCGCCTCGCCCCCTGGCTCAAGACGCCGCCCGCCAGGATCCCGACTCACTGA
- a CDS encoding phosphoribosyl-ATP pyrophosphohydrolase gives MKISDLAADVLRISDIYATAHGIDRSGDWAILKLQEELGELTAEHLRLSGRARGEADPNALADEAADVLGMLLIYCDQAGIDIEQAMQHKWLRWLERS, from the coding sequence GTGAAGATTTCAGATCTCGCCGCCGACGTCCTGCGCATCTCCGACATCTACGCCACAGCGCACGGCATCGACCGCTCCGGCGACTGGGCCATCCTCAAGCTTCAGGAAGAGCTGGGCGAACTGACCGCCGAACATCTGCGCCTTTCGGGCCGTGCCCGCGGTGAAGCCGATCCCAATGCGTTGGCCGACGAGGCCGCCGATGTGCTGGGTATGCTACTGATCTACTGTGATCAGGCCGGGATCGATATCGAACAGGCCATGCAGCACAAATGGCTGCGCTGGCTGGAGCGTTCCTGA
- a CDS encoding YbjQ family protein, giving the protein MLTSTTNDIFGHRIVRHIGVVRGITVRSRNVVSDAIGGLQSLVGGRVGAYVKLAEAGRQEAFEQLVDHARAAGANAILAMRYESNEIMPGVTEVLAYGTAVVVEPQ; this is encoded by the coding sequence ATGCTGACGTCGACCACCAACGACATCTTCGGACACCGGATCGTGCGCCACATCGGTGTCGTACGCGGCATCACCGTGCGGTCGCGCAACGTCGTATCCGACGCGATCGGCGGGCTGCAGTCGTTGGTCGGCGGGCGTGTCGGTGCCTATGTGAAACTGGCCGAGGCCGGGCGGCAGGAAGCGTTCGAACAGCTGGTGGACCACGCCCGGGCCGCCGGTGCCAACGCCATCCTGGCCATGCGCTATGAATCCAACGAGATCATGCCGGGCGTGACCGAAGTACTGGCCTATGGCACGGCCGTGGTGGTGGAGCCTCAGTGA
- a CDS encoding DUF924 family protein: MPGLITPSTIVGFWKEAGPAKWYRKDPQFDFLVREYMRAAHFAAARRQLDDWMDRAEGALALMIVLDQYPRNSFRGTAHQFATDALARHFARDAIARGYPATFEPELRQFLFMPLMHSEDLADQDALLPLVADMPDTLKFAHVHRDVIARFGRFPHRNACLGRDTTPEEQAFLDQGGFGG, from the coding sequence ATGCCGGGTCTCATAACGCCATCCACGATTGTCGGCTTCTGGAAAGAGGCCGGTCCCGCCAAGTGGTACCGGAAGGACCCGCAGTTCGACTTTCTCGTGCGCGAATACATGCGCGCCGCCCATTTCGCCGCCGCACGCCGCCAGCTGGACGACTGGATGGACAGGGCCGAGGGCGCGCTGGCCCTGATGATCGTGCTGGACCAGTATCCCCGAAACAGCTTTCGCGGCACCGCCCATCAGTTCGCGACCGATGCACTTGCCCGCCATTTCGCCCGCGATGCCATCGCCCGTGGCTATCCGGCGACGTTCGAGCCCGAGCTGCGCCAGTTCCTGTTCATGCCGCTGATGCATTCGGAGGATCTGGCCGATCAGGACGCCCTGCTGCCGCTGGTGGCCGATATGCCGGATACCCTGAAGTTCGCCCACGTCCACCGCGACGTCATCGCCCGGTTCGGCCGGTTCCCGCATCGCAACGCCTGTCTGGGCCGGGACACGACGCCCGAGGAGCAGGCGTTTCTGGATCAGGGTGGGTTCGGGGGATAA
- a CDS encoding dihydrofolate reductase, translated as MPIPHIALVVARARNGVIGRDGDLPWTLRSDLQRFKAITLGKPCIMGRSTWESLPLRPLPGRLNLVLSRDLSYEERGKAKGAVVCSNLADAIDIARETAGDDGIDEICVIGGTALFEAALPRARRLYITEVEAEPEGDAMFPAFDESLFAETLNERHDAGEKDDHPFVFRILDRI; from the coding sequence ATGCCCATCCCCCACATCGCCCTCGTCGTTGCCCGCGCCCGCAACGGAGTCATCGGTCGGGACGGCGACCTGCCGTGGACGCTGCGATCCGACCTGCAGCGGTTCAAGGCCATCACCCTGGGCAAGCCCTGCATCATGGGCCGCTCGACGTGGGAGAGCCTGCCGCTGCGGCCCCTGCCCGGTCGACTCAACCTCGTGCTGTCGCGCGATCTGTCCTATGAGGAGCGGGGCAAGGCGAAGGGGGCGGTGGTCTGCTCCAACCTGGCCGACGCCATCGACATCGCGCGTGAGACGGCCGGGGACGACGGCATCGACGAGATCTGCGTGATCGGCGGCACGGCCCTGTTCGAAGCGGCCCTGCCGCGCGCCAGGCGGCTGTACATCACCGAGGTCGAGGCGGAACCCGAGGGCGACGCGATGTTCCCGGCGTTCGACGAATCCCTGTTTGCCGAGACGCTGAACGAACGCCATGATGCGGGCGAGAAGGACGACCATCCGTTCGTCTTCCGCATCCTGGACCGCATCTGA
- a CDS encoding DUF2188 domain-containing protein — protein sequence MAANKHVVPRPNGEWAVRSSGAAKATKVFESQADAIKFGRNAARKDGVEFYVHRKDGTIRQRDSYGRNPVASKG from the coding sequence ATGGCCGCCAACAAGCATGTCGTACCCCGTCCGAATGGGGAATGGGCCGTTCGCAGCAGCGGAGCGGCGAAAGCGACCAAGGTGTTCGAATCCCAGGCTGACGCGATCAAATTCGGTCGGAACGCCGCCCGCAAGGACGGCGTGGAGTTCTATGTCCACCGTAAGGACGGCACGATCCGCCAGCGAGACAGCTATGGGCGCAATCCCGTGGCCTCCAAAGGCTGA
- a CDS encoding NADH:flavin oxidoreductase, protein MSVDTLFRPFTIKGLTLPNRIVMAPMTRSFSPGGIPTSDVAAYYRRRAEGEVGLIITEGTVVERPAARNDANVPVFHGAALPEWKKVVDEVHAAGGLIAPQIWHVGAARGQGAEWQPLGQVDSPSGLVAPGKQKYEPMTEEDIADTIAAFGRSARASRELGFDAAEIHSAHGYLIDQFYWAGLNARGDRWGGPSIAERARFGVEVVKAVRDGLGPDIPLIIRLSQWKQQDYEAKIALSPDEMAEWLLPLSDAGVDVFHCSQRRFWEPEFEGSDLNFAGWAKKITGKPTISVGSVGLDGEFMAAFRGEGSKPASLDGLIERMEREEFDLIAVGRALLSDPNWVLKVKEGRQDELSAFERGHMAVLH, encoded by the coding sequence ATGAGCGTCGACACCCTGTTCCGCCCCTTCACGATCAAGGGCCTGACCCTGCCCAACCGCATCGTCATGGCCCCCATGACGCGCTCGTTCAGCCCCGGCGGCATCCCGACCTCGGACGTCGCGGCCTATTATCGTCGTCGCGCCGAGGGTGAAGTCGGCCTGATCATCACCGAGGGCACGGTGGTCGAACGCCCCGCCGCCCGCAACGACGCCAATGTGCCGGTCTTCCATGGCGCCGCCCTGCCGGAGTGGAAGAAGGTGGTCGACGAGGTCCATGCGGCCGGTGGCCTGATCGCGCCGCAGATCTGGCACGTCGGGGCCGCGCGCGGGCAGGGGGCCGAGTGGCAGCCCCTGGGTCAGGTCGACAGCCCCTCCGGCCTGGTCGCGCCCGGCAAGCAGAAGTACGAACCGATGACCGAGGAGGACATCGCCGACACCATCGCCGCCTTCGGTCGGTCCGCCCGGGCCTCGCGCGAGCTGGGCTTCGACGCCGCCGAGATCCACTCGGCCCACGGCTATTTGATCGACCAGTTCTACTGGGCCGGCCTGAATGCGCGCGGCGACCGCTGGGGCGGCCCGTCCATCGCCGAACGCGCCCGGTTCGGCGTCGAGGTGGTCAAGGCGGTCCGCGATGGTCTGGGCCCCGACATCCCCCTGATCATCCGCCTGTCGCAGTGGAAGCAGCAGGATTACGAGGCGAAGATCGCCCTGAGCCCCGACGAGATGGCCGAATGGCTGCTGCCCCTGTCGGACGCGGGCGTCGATGTCTTCCACTGCTCGCAGCGCCGCTTCTGGGAGCCGGAGTTCGAAGGGTCTGACCTGAATTTCGCCGGCTGGGCCAAAAAGATCACCGGCAAGCCGACCATCAGCGTCGGCTCGGTCGGTCTGGATGGAGAATTCATGGCCGCCTTCCGGGGTGAGGGTTCGAAACCTGCCTCACTCGATGGCCTGATCGAGCGGATGGAGCGAGAGGAGTTCGACCTGATCGCCGTCGGTCGTGCCCTGCTGTCGGACCCGAACTGGGTGCTGAAGGTCAAGGAAGGCCGTCAGGACGAACTGTCCGCCTTCGAGCGCGGCCATATGGCCGTGCTGCACTGA